Proteins co-encoded in one Malus domestica chromosome 09, GDT2T_hap1 genomic window:
- the LOC103442396 gene encoding probable galacturonosyltransferase 14 isoform X2: protein MQLHFSPSMRSITISSSNGFIDLMKIKVGARHISYRTVFHTILILAFLLPFVFILTAVVTLEDCLGRRLGPRLLGRVDDSGRLVRDFYKVLNQVNTEEIPAGLKLPDSFNQLVSEMKNNQYDARTFALMLRAMMENFEREIRESKFSELMNKHFAASSIPKGIYCLSLRLTDEYSSNAHARKQLPPPELLPLLSDNSYHHFILSTDNILAASVVVASAVQSSRQPEKIVFHVITDKKTYAGMHSWFALNPVSPAIVEVKGVHQFDWLTRENVPVLEAVENQNGIRNYYHGNHIAGANLSATTPRTFASKLQARSPKYISLLNHLRIYIPELFPNLDKVVFLDDDVVIQRDLSPLWEIDLGGKVNGAVETCKGEDDWVMSKRFRNYFNFSHPLVSKNLDPEECAWAYGMNIFDLSTWRKTNIRETYHSWLKENLKSNLTMWKLGTLPPALIAFRGHVHAIDPRWHMLGLGYQNNTNIESVSRAAVIHYNGQSKPWLQIGFEHLRPFWTKYVNYSNDFIRSCHILDL from the exons ATGCAGCTTCACTTCTCGCCTAGTATGAGAAGCATAACGATCTCGAGCAGCAATGGGTTTATTGACTTGATGAAGATCAAGGTCGGAGCTCGCCACATCTCTTATCGAACGGTTTTCCACACCATTCTAATCCTCGCTTTCTTATTGCCTTTCGTCTTCATTCTCACTGCTGTTGTTACTCTTGAAG ACTGTTTAGGTAGACGCTTGGGACCAAGGCTTCTGGGTAGGGTTGATGATTCAGGG AGACTGGTTAGAGACTTTTACAAGGTTCTAAACCAAGTGAACACTGAAGAAATCCCAGCTGGTCTAAAGCTTCCAGATTCATTTAATCAACTTGTTTCCGAAATGAAGAATAACCAGTATGATGCAAGGACCTTTGCTTTAATGTTAAGAGCAATG ATGGAGAATTTTGAAAGGGAAATCAGAGAGTCTAAGTTTTCAGAATTGATGAACAAACACTTCGCAGCAAGTTCCATACCCAAAGGCATTTACTGTCTGTCTCTGCGTTTGACTGATGAATATTCATCCAATGCTCATGCACGTAAACAATTGCCTCCTCCAGAGTTACTGCCATTACTCTCTGACAACTCTTATCACCACTTTATTCTATCCACTGATAACATTCTGGCTGCTTCAGTTGTTGTTGCTTCTGCTGTCCAGTCATCTCGACAACCTGAAAAGATAGTCTTCCATGTCATTACTGACAAGAAAACCTACGCTGGTATGCACTCATGGTTTGCACTCAACCCTGTCTCCCCTGCTATTGTTGAAGTGAAAGGTGTGCACCAGTTTGATTGGTTAACAAGAGAAAATGTTCCAGTCCTTGAAGCCGTAGAAAACCAAAATGGGATCAGGAATTATTACCATGGGAATCATATTGCAGGGGCCAATCTTAGTGCTACAACTCCGCGGACATTTGCGTCAAAATTGCAGGCTAGAAGTCCGAAATACATATCCTTACTCAACCATCTCCGGATATATATTCCTGAG CTATTTCCCAACCTTGACAAGGTGGTTTTCCTAGACGATGATGTTGTGATTCAACGGGATTTATCACCACTTTGGGAAATTGACCTTGGAGGAAAGGTCAACGGAGCTGTCGAAACTTGTAAAGGTGAAGACGATTGGGTGATGTCCAAGCGATTCAGGAACTACTTCAATTTTTCTCATCCCCTCGTATCAAAGAATTTGGACCCTGAAGAATGTGCATGGGCTTATGGGATGAATATTTTTGATCTCAGTACCTGGAGAAAAACAAATATTAGAGAGACTTACCATTCCTGGCTAAAAGAG AATCTGAAGTCAAATCTAACAATGTGGAAGCTTGGAACCCTACCACCCGCTTTAATTGCATTTAGAGGTCATGTTCACGCAATTGACCCAAGGTGGCACATGCTTGGGTTGGGTTATCAAAATAACACCAATATCGAGTCTGTGTCAAGGGCTGCAGTGATACACTATAATGGTCAGTCAAAACCATGGTTGCAGATTGGCTTTGAGCATCTTCGGCCATTTTGGACCAAGTATGTCAACTACTCGAATGACTTTATAAGGAGCTGCCACATCTTGGACTTATAG
- the LOC103442396 gene encoding probable galacturonosyltransferase 14 isoform X1, whose product MQLHFSPSMRSITISSSNGFIDLMKIKVGARHISYRTVFHTILILAFLLPFVFILTAVVTLEGVNKCSSFDCLGRRLGPRLLGRVDDSGRLVRDFYKVLNQVNTEEIPAGLKLPDSFNQLVSEMKNNQYDARTFALMLRAMMENFEREIRESKFSELMNKHFAASSIPKGIYCLSLRLTDEYSSNAHARKQLPPPELLPLLSDNSYHHFILSTDNILAASVVVASAVQSSRQPEKIVFHVITDKKTYAGMHSWFALNPVSPAIVEVKGVHQFDWLTRENVPVLEAVENQNGIRNYYHGNHIAGANLSATTPRTFASKLQARSPKYISLLNHLRIYIPELFPNLDKVVFLDDDVVIQRDLSPLWEIDLGGKVNGAVETCKGEDDWVMSKRFRNYFNFSHPLVSKNLDPEECAWAYGMNIFDLSTWRKTNIRETYHSWLKENLKSNLTMWKLGTLPPALIAFRGHVHAIDPRWHMLGLGYQNNTNIESVSRAAVIHYNGQSKPWLQIGFEHLRPFWTKYVNYSNDFIRSCHILDL is encoded by the exons ATGCAGCTTCACTTCTCGCCTAGTATGAGAAGCATAACGATCTCGAGCAGCAATGGGTTTATTGACTTGATGAAGATCAAGGTCGGAGCTCGCCACATCTCTTATCGAACGGTTTTCCACACCATTCTAATCCTCGCTTTCTTATTGCCTTTCGTCTTCATTCTCACTGCTGTTGTTACTCTTGAAGGTGTCAACAAGTGCTCCTCATTTG ACTGTTTAGGTAGACGCTTGGGACCAAGGCTTCTGGGTAGGGTTGATGATTCAGGG AGACTGGTTAGAGACTTTTACAAGGTTCTAAACCAAGTGAACACTGAAGAAATCCCAGCTGGTCTAAAGCTTCCAGATTCATTTAATCAACTTGTTTCCGAAATGAAGAATAACCAGTATGATGCAAGGACCTTTGCTTTAATGTTAAGAGCAATG ATGGAGAATTTTGAAAGGGAAATCAGAGAGTCTAAGTTTTCAGAATTGATGAACAAACACTTCGCAGCAAGTTCCATACCCAAAGGCATTTACTGTCTGTCTCTGCGTTTGACTGATGAATATTCATCCAATGCTCATGCACGTAAACAATTGCCTCCTCCAGAGTTACTGCCATTACTCTCTGACAACTCTTATCACCACTTTATTCTATCCACTGATAACATTCTGGCTGCTTCAGTTGTTGTTGCTTCTGCTGTCCAGTCATCTCGACAACCTGAAAAGATAGTCTTCCATGTCATTACTGACAAGAAAACCTACGCTGGTATGCACTCATGGTTTGCACTCAACCCTGTCTCCCCTGCTATTGTTGAAGTGAAAGGTGTGCACCAGTTTGATTGGTTAACAAGAGAAAATGTTCCAGTCCTTGAAGCCGTAGAAAACCAAAATGGGATCAGGAATTATTACCATGGGAATCATATTGCAGGGGCCAATCTTAGTGCTACAACTCCGCGGACATTTGCGTCAAAATTGCAGGCTAGAAGTCCGAAATACATATCCTTACTCAACCATCTCCGGATATATATTCCTGAG CTATTTCCCAACCTTGACAAGGTGGTTTTCCTAGACGATGATGTTGTGATTCAACGGGATTTATCACCACTTTGGGAAATTGACCTTGGAGGAAAGGTCAACGGAGCTGTCGAAACTTGTAAAGGTGAAGACGATTGGGTGATGTCCAAGCGATTCAGGAACTACTTCAATTTTTCTCATCCCCTCGTATCAAAGAATTTGGACCCTGAAGAATGTGCATGGGCTTATGGGATGAATATTTTTGATCTCAGTACCTGGAGAAAAACAAATATTAGAGAGACTTACCATTCCTGGCTAAAAGAG AATCTGAAGTCAAATCTAACAATGTGGAAGCTTGGAACCCTACCACCCGCTTTAATTGCATTTAGAGGTCATGTTCACGCAATTGACCCAAGGTGGCACATGCTTGGGTTGGGTTATCAAAATAACACCAATATCGAGTCTGTGTCAAGGGCTGCAGTGATACACTATAATGGTCAGTCAAAACCATGGTTGCAGATTGGCTTTGAGCATCTTCGGCCATTTTGGACCAAGTATGTCAACTACTCGAATGACTTTATAAGGAGCTGCCACATCTTGGACTTATAG